A single region of the Alkalispirochaeta americana genome encodes:
- a CDS encoding SDR family NAD(P)-dependent oxidoreductase, whose translation MTAPGWALITGATSGLGRALARRCALAGWDLVLVARRDAVLQELEREITRELVERCTSRRIRLVCLDLSVPSAVDVLERSLAEQGVDPEEINLLINNAGVGDYGPFQELSRERIEQTIALNVCVVTQAIHRFAPRMKRGSTVCTVASVASFTPGPLMAVYYASKAYALSLSESLREEYRSRGIRFVAVCPGPFQSGFHAAAGIGPAGRLPGADAVAARVMGAIRRGNAVVPVGAGAWVWSMAGPRLPRWAARRIMHLLQRRRS comes from the coding sequence GTGACCGCTCCGGGGTGGGCCCTGATCACAGGAGCTACCTCTGGCCTGGGGAGAGCGCTGGCCCGACGGTGCGCCCTGGCCGGGTGGGACCTGGTGCTGGTGGCTCGCCGCGATGCGGTTTTGCAGGAACTGGAGCGGGAGATCACCCGGGAGCTGGTTGAGCGTTGTACCTCGCGGCGGATACGGCTGGTTTGCCTTGATCTTTCCGTGCCTTCGGCGGTGGATGTTCTGGAGCGAAGCCTGGCAGAGCAGGGGGTGGATCCCGAAGAGATCAACCTGTTGATCAATAACGCCGGTGTGGGCGATTACGGTCCCTTCCAGGAGCTTTCCCGGGAGCGAATCGAGCAGACCATCGCCCTGAATGTTTGCGTTGTCACCCAGGCAATTCACCGCTTTGCTCCCCGGATGAAACGGGGAAGCACCGTTTGTACTGTGGCCTCCGTGGCTTCCTTTACGCCGGGGCCGCTCATGGCTGTCTATTACGCAAGCAAGGCCTACGCCCTGAGCCTCTCGGAGTCCTTGCGGGAGGAATATCGGTCCCGGGGAATCCGCTTTGTGGCGGTCTGTCCCGGCCCCTTCCAGAGTGGCTTCCACGCCGCTGCAGGGATTGGTCCCGCAGGGCGGCTGCCCGGGGCCGACGCGGTGGCGGCCCGGGTGATGGGGGCGATCCGCCGGGGGAACGCCGTGGTGCCCGTGGGGGCAGGAGCCTGGGTCTGGTCGATGGCAGGGCCGCGGCTCCCCCGGTGGGCAGCACGCCGGATTATGCATCTTCTTCAGCGCCGACGTTCCTGA
- a CDS encoding 5-bromo-4-chloroindolyl phosphate hydrolysis family protein gives MTKALAAFGAAVVFVVSRHVLSFGLVSTLIVTGFCYTGISALGESWPRRLRDRFPFGSSRISGASRGGRSDHSGEGSPDSSPEDRKLLEALSLGSRKLVQLRRAVAVVEEQRVRAKALAVCDAAARILSEIRQDPQNLQKARKFLDYYLDATITVVERYGGLANRGVRSPEMDSALHRAEASLDTIRIAYEKQLLQLVEDDVMDLDVELRVLEQTIRMEGLGEP, from the coding sequence ATGACCAAGGCTCTTGCCGCCTTCGGAGCGGCCGTCGTATTCGTTGTTTCTCGCCACGTTCTTTCTTTCGGACTGGTCTCGACCCTGATCGTGACGGGCTTTTGTTACACCGGGATCTCCGCCTTGGGCGAGTCCTGGCCACGCCGGCTTCGGGATCGGTTTCCCTTTGGCTCTTCCCGGATCTCCGGGGCATCCCGGGGTGGTCGGTCGGACCATTCCGGAGAAGGATCGCCTGATTCCTCCCCCGAGGACCGAAAACTTCTGGAAGCGCTCTCCCTGGGGAGCCGGAAACTGGTGCAACTGCGCCGGGCCGTGGCTGTGGTCGAGGAGCAGCGGGTTCGTGCCAAGGCTCTGGCTGTGTGCGATGCAGCGGCACGGATTCTTAGCGAGATTCGCCAGGACCCGCAGAACCTCCAAAAGGCTCGCAAGTTTCTTGACTATTACCTGGACGCTACCATAACGGTGGTCGAGCGCTACGGAGGGCTGGCAAACCGGGGTGTGCGGAGTCCCGAGATGGATTCCGCCCTGCACCGTGCCGAAGCCAGCCTCGATACGATACGGATTGCCTACGAGAAACAGCTGCTTCAGCTTGTGGAAGACGATGTGATGGATCTGGACGTGGAGTTGCGGGTCCTGGAACAAACCATCCGGATGGAAGGGCTCGGCGAGCCCTGA
- a CDS encoding 5'-methylthioadenosine/S-adenosylhomocysteine nucleosidase family protein: protein MSQVRAALLTALPQELAPLVASWGVSRPRTGVVYRGEGAEGEALAAFCSGPGTIAAALGAARFLSQVKPRALVMGGIAAAGGDGARPGDLVLADRLGFYGVDVTALGVAPGALRKGESPERDAPLSPDLVVGADLHRHLHRRLRGQLRRGVILTGDCFLDSRLLAELPPVWQERIARAQALDMESAAWAVAADQAGVPWLAARYISDDPFRDERLSFAESCRRAGENLDLILQLLLPCRA from the coding sequence ATGAGCCAGGTCCGGGCGGCTCTTCTGACGGCCCTGCCCCAGGAGCTGGCGCCCCTTGTGGCGTCCTGGGGGGTGAGTCGCCCCAGGACGGGGGTGGTCTACCGGGGTGAGGGAGCTGAGGGTGAGGCTTTGGCGGCCTTTTGCTCTGGCCCCGGAACGATCGCCGCAGCTCTGGGGGCCGCCCGGTTTCTGAGTCAGGTCAAGCCCCGGGCTCTGGTCATGGGGGGGATCGCTGCGGCGGGCGGCGATGGTGCGCGCCCGGGGGACCTGGTTCTGGCCGACCGTTTGGGGTTCTATGGGGTTGATGTAACGGCCCTGGGAGTTGCTCCGGGAGCGCTTCGCAAGGGAGAGTCTCCGGAACGGGATGCTCCGCTGAGTCCCGATCTGGTCGTGGGGGCTGATCTCCATCGACATCTCCATCGCCGTCTCCGGGGCCAGCTGCGGAGGGGGGTGATCCTCACGGGAGATTGCTTTCTTGACTCGCGTCTTCTGGCTGAGCTGCCTCCGGTCTGGCAGGAACGGATAGCCCGGGCTCAGGCGCTGGATATGGAGAGCGCTGCCTGGGCGGTTGCTGCCGATCAGGCCGGGGTGCCCTGGCTGGCGGCTCGATACATCTCGGACGATCCCTTTCGGGACGAACGGCTCTCCTTTGCTGAATCGTGCCGCAGGGCTGGTGAAAATCTTGATCTGATTCTGCAATTATTACTTCCCTGCAGGGCCTGA
- a CDS encoding toxic anion resistance protein: protein MTEDTGKTRPETEPASPEKELISIEDLAPELQNRAREVASTVDVRDRQTVVQFGVAPQRRISEFAEKVLSEVRTKDGGEAGAILSGLVTTIRAADVGSLATEPSGLGRLFGGAKRRVNAFLQRYETLATQIDGIVRELEQARMGLLRDIALLDTLYTKNGEYLQELDVHIAAGKLLLEEVRDTVLPEYQERARTSGDPSRAQELQDMNQLVSRFEKKLHDMQLSRMVAIQTAPQIRLIQGNNETLVEKIQSSILTTIPLWKSQVVIALGLVRQKKALELQRQVTDTTNELLQKNARMLREGSTGVARESERSIVEIETLQSVNDELIATIEETLQIQQEGREKRAQAEVALAEMESTLSRRLQRITAESNESSREDRSL, encoded by the coding sequence ATGACAGAGGACACAGGAAAAACCCGACCCGAGACCGAACCGGCTTCGCCGGAGAAGGAACTGATCAGTATCGAGGATCTTGCTCCGGAGCTTCAGAATCGTGCCCGTGAGGTTGCCTCGACGGTCGATGTCCGGGATCGTCAGACCGTTGTTCAATTCGGGGTGGCTCCCCAGCGGCGTATCTCGGAGTTTGCTGAAAAGGTTCTCTCCGAGGTTCGGACCAAGGACGGAGGCGAGGCGGGGGCGATTCTCAGCGGTCTGGTCACCACAATTCGTGCGGCCGATGTGGGGAGTCTTGCCACTGAACCCTCCGGACTGGGGCGGCTCTTTGGGGGGGCAAAACGCCGGGTTAACGCCTTTCTTCAGCGCTACGAGACTCTGGCTACTCAAATTGACGGGATCGTGCGCGAGCTGGAGCAGGCCCGCATGGGGTTGCTCAGGGATATTGCGCTCCTGGATACGCTCTACACCAAGAACGGCGAGTATCTTCAGGAGCTGGATGTTCATATCGCGGCGGGCAAGCTGCTTCTTGAGGAGGTGCGCGACACGGTCCTTCCCGAATATCAGGAACGGGCTCGTACTTCGGGGGATCCCTCCCGGGCGCAGGAGCTCCAGGACATGAACCAGCTTGTTTCCCGGTTCGAGAAAAAACTCCACGATATGCAGCTCTCCCGCATGGTGGCAATTCAGACAGCTCCCCAGATCCGCCTCATCCAGGGGAACAACGAGACGCTGGTGGAGAAGATCCAGAGTTCGATCCTCACAACGATTCCCCTCTGGAAGAGCCAGGTGGTGATCGCCCTGGGGCTGGTGCGGCAGAAAAAGGCTCTGGAGTTGCAACGCCAGGTTACGGATACCACCAACGAGCTTCTGCAGAAGAATGCCCGAATGCTGCGGGAAGGCTCAACCGGTGTGGCCCGGGAGAGTGAGCGGTCCATTGTAGAGATCGAGACCCTTCAGTCGGTGAACGACGAGCTGATCGCCACGATTGAGGAGACGCTCCAGATTCAGCAGGAGGGACGGGAAAAGCGCGCCCAGGCCGAGGTGGCTCTGGCTGAAATGGAGAGCACCCTGTCCCGGAGGCTCCAGCGGATAACCGCCGAAAGCAACGAATCCTCCCGGGAGGACCGGTCGTTGTGA
- a CDS encoding insulinase family protein has translation MSSNTTYGVLQSWELPDFRGTGTLYRHLKSGAQVFHLANDDPENMFAFSFATLPEDSTGVAHILEHTVLCGSREFPLKDPFLQLLKGSVNTFLNAMTYPDKTVYPAASPVRQDLFNMMKVYGDAVFHPLLKPEFFRQEGHRLQFTPQGDLEITGIVYNEMKGNYSSPDSIAAEKCYQSLFPDTLYRHDSGGDPAVIPELTFEEFEEFHRRYYHPSNARIILYGDIPAEEYLEFLDREFLGAFQESTTFLVQDEQPRWEAPRVFETTYPVEPQEDLSRRSSVTLNWLLFPVTETRRLLAASILTEILLGNSGAPLTKALIDSGLGQDVSPVFGLETDLREAVFSVGLRGTDTDQAQAIEELTLSTLRDLARKGFEPELVEGALRRVEFHHREQKSGPSGMRVMNRVLRSWMYGGSPAAGLRFSEDLEALRDRLSRDPRFFEAMIEELLLDNTHRSTVIVRPDPDQTRREEEALREELARRRDSLIEAEEEQIRRETADLERLQTEPDDPRAVETVPFLSLEDVPREIRRTPFLLEPLGSGASLYRHNEATRGILYLDLAFDFGRLSPREEALLNLLGGAFTETGLPGLSFDQFNRQVNLKTGGISVYVSNQTHLKDLSRVRRLFMVRLKVLDRAWQEGAELLKRLLGEIDFSDSARLVQILEEMLQEMLGGVVPAGNYFAGLRALRGLNGLLAAEEEINGISQLLHLRRMVQEDPDALGRELLALALRLMDPARVNVNITGSKPLADELSRWLPSLLETLRSRREAFSREGGLEEEVFLGEGDVPGVILPPGTAPGREYLLASAGVSYVAAALRGVSFGEPLAAAQDVVAHLLRTGLLWEKIRMQGGAYGAFAQSRTAEGVFSFASYRDPHCARTIRAYQESLRELAREEVSPGVLDLAKVSMLGRELRPLTPREAGFMNFRRRLLGVDDELRQMTRDQVRAVSPGEIRQVAELLGENFSEASLAVLGGKAALKELRRDETLPGRTGEFVLTELGL, from the coding sequence ATGTCCAGTAATACAACCTATGGGGTGCTCCAAAGCTGGGAGCTCCCCGATTTTCGTGGTACAGGTACCCTGTACCGCCACCTCAAGAGCGGAGCCCAGGTGTTCCATCTGGCCAACGACGATCCGGAAAATATGTTTGCCTTCTCCTTCGCAACTCTTCCCGAGGATTCCACCGGTGTGGCCCATATTCTGGAGCATACCGTGCTCTGCGGATCCCGGGAGTTTCCCCTGAAGGATCCCTTCCTCCAGCTTTTGAAGGGGTCGGTTAATACCTTTCTGAACGCCATGACCTACCCCGACAAGACTGTCTACCCCGCAGCGAGCCCCGTGCGGCAGGACCTGTTCAACATGATGAAGGTCTACGGCGATGCCGTGTTTCACCCCCTTCTGAAACCGGAGTTTTTTCGTCAGGAGGGGCACCGTTTGCAGTTTACCCCCCAGGGCGATCTGGAGATTACGGGCATTGTCTACAACGAGATGAAGGGTAATTATTCCAGCCCGGATTCGATCGCTGCCGAGAAATGCTACCAGTCGCTCTTTCCCGATACGCTCTATCGTCACGATTCCGGAGGCGATCCGGCGGTAATTCCCGAGCTCACCTTCGAGGAGTTCGAAGAATTTCACCGCCGGTATTATCACCCTTCGAATGCCCGGATTATCCTCTACGGCGATATTCCTGCCGAGGAGTACCTTGAGTTTCTGGATCGGGAGTTCCTTGGTGCCTTTCAGGAGAGCACCACCTTTCTGGTTCAGGACGAGCAGCCCCGGTGGGAGGCTCCCCGGGTTTTCGAGACCACCTATCCCGTGGAGCCTCAGGAGGATCTCTCGCGGCGCAGCTCCGTTACCCTGAACTGGCTGCTTTTCCCTGTCACCGAGACACGGCGGCTCCTTGCTGCCTCAATCCTGACGGAGATTCTTCTGGGGAATAGCGGGGCACCTCTCACCAAGGCTTTGATCGACAGTGGTCTGGGGCAGGATGTCTCTCCCGTGTTTGGCCTGGAAACGGATCTGCGCGAAGCAGTTTTTTCCGTGGGGCTCCGTGGTACCGATACCGACCAGGCTCAGGCTATCGAGGAGCTCACCCTTTCGACCCTCCGTGATCTTGCCCGGAAGGGCTTCGAGCCGGAGCTGGTGGAAGGAGCTCTTCGACGGGTTGAGTTTCACCACCGGGAGCAGAAAAGCGGTCCCAGCGGAATGCGGGTGATGAACAGGGTTTTGCGCTCCTGGATGTACGGGGGGAGCCCCGCAGCGGGTCTGCGTTTCAGCGAGGATCTGGAGGCCCTGCGGGATCGCCTGAGCCGGGACCCGCGCTTTTTTGAGGCGATGATAGAGGAACTCCTTCTGGACAACACCCACCGTTCTACCGTGATCGTTCGTCCCGATCCTGATCAGACCCGGCGGGAAGAGGAGGCGCTCCGAGAGGAGCTGGCCCGGCGTCGGGATTCCCTGATCGAGGCTGAAGAGGAGCAGATCCGTCGGGAAACGGCCGATCTGGAGAGGCTTCAGACCGAGCCCGACGATCCTCGCGCGGTAGAGACGGTTCCCTTTCTCTCCCTGGAGGATGTTCCCCGGGAGATTCGCCGTACTCCCTTTCTGCTGGAGCCGCTGGGATCCGGGGCGTCGTTGTATCGGCATAACGAGGCTACCCGGGGAATCCTCTACCTGGATCTGGCTTTTGATTTCGGGCGGCTCTCCCCCCGGGAAGAGGCGCTCCTGAATCTTCTGGGCGGGGCCTTCACCGAGACAGGTCTGCCGGGCCTCTCCTTTGATCAGTTCAACCGCCAGGTGAACCTCAAGACGGGAGGCATCTCGGTCTACGTTTCCAATCAGACTCACCTGAAGGACCTTTCCCGGGTGCGCCGCCTGTTCATGGTTCGGCTCAAGGTTCTCGATCGGGCCTGGCAGGAGGGCGCGGAACTCCTGAAGCGCCTCCTGGGGGAGATCGATTTTTCCGATTCTGCCCGGCTGGTTCAAATTCTGGAGGAGATGCTTCAGGAGATGCTGGGCGGCGTGGTTCCTGCCGGGAACTATTTCGCGGGGTTGAGGGCTCTGCGGGGGCTCAACGGTCTGCTGGCGGCGGAAGAAGAGATCAACGGTATCTCCCAACTCCTGCACCTGCGCCGGATGGTTCAGGAGGACCCCGATGCTCTGGGCCGGGAGTTGCTGGCCCTTGCCCTGCGCCTGATGGACCCTGCCCGGGTGAACGTGAATATCACCGGTTCGAAGCCCCTGGCCGATGAGCTTTCCCGGTGGCTCCCCTCTTTGCTGGAGACCCTTCGAAGCCGACGGGAGGCCTTCTCCCGTGAAGGGGGCCTGGAAGAAGAGGTCTTCCTCGGCGAGGGGGATGTGCCCGGGGTGATTCTGCCTCCCGGGACCGCACCGGGCCGGGAGTATCTTTTGGCCTCGGCAGGAGTTTCCTATGTGGCAGCGGCCTTGCGGGGTGTTTCCTTCGGGGAGCCCCTGGCGGCGGCCCAGGACGTGGTTGCCCATCTTCTTCGAACAGGCCTGCTCTGGGAGAAGATCCGTATGCAGGGCGGTGCCTACGGGGCTTTCGCCCAGAGCCGCACCGCCGAAGGGGTTTTCAGCTTTGCCAGTTACCGGGATCCTCACTGTGCCAGGACGATCCGGGCCTACCAGGAGTCGCTCCGGGAGCTGGCTCGGGAAGAGGTATCTCCAGGAGTTCTCGATCTGGCCAAGGTGAGTATGCTCGGCCGGGAGCTGCGACCTCTGACGCCACGGGAAGCGGGTTTTATGAACTTTCGGCGACGCCTGCTGGGGGTCGACGACGAGCTGCGGCAGATGACACGCGATCAGGTGCGGGCTGTTTCGCCCGGCGAGATCCGCCAGGTGGCCGAGTTGCTCGGGGAAAACTTCTCGGAGGCTTCTCTGGCGGTGCTGGGTGGCAAGGCTGCCCTGAAGGAGTTGCGCCGGGACGAGACCCTGCCAGGAAGGACGGGGGAGTTCGTTCTCACAGAGCTTGGTCTCTGA
- a CDS encoding glycoside hydrolase family 65 protein: MIPRKFELLPEHLYPSQEWAIVETAFSQPWMGNAETIFALSNGFIGVRGLPEEGRPTIESASFCNGFHETWPIVHAEEAYGFARTGQTMVNVPDATLLKLYVDDEPFFLPTARMVEYHRELDFRTGVLSRTIHWAAPSGKQVYITSRRLVSLEYRHLAAISYEVTVDTDAPVVISSQLLNRQDSFASDERGNGGPLSDPRRSKGFTQRVLNARHHLERDLRVCTGYRTTNSGMVLGAGMDHIMETDNPWQMQRSWSEDLGKVVFTVDARPNVPINITKFFTYHTSRTVPAVEVVDRACRTLDRAMRDGYQHLEERQRSFLGEFWSHADVQVDAEPQVQQAIRWNIFQLCQASARAETTGIPAKGLTGQAYEGHYFWDTEIYVTPFLTYTDPRVSRNLLRFRHSMLGHARDRARELSESGALFPWRTINGEEASSYYAAGTAQYHINADIAYAIKNYLDARGDFDLVAEVGAEILVETARLWCDLGFFSPETGDFHIHGVTGPDEYTTVVNDNTFTNLMARRNLRFAAAMVRRLREERPEAYAHLVHETGLIETEWAEWDLAADAMYIPFDMERGILPQDDNFLEKERWDFAGTPIDRYPLLLHFHPLVIYRHQVIKQADVVLAMVLLGDEFTLEDKRRNFDYYDPLTTGDSSLSACVQSILAAEIGYEEKALEYFQYALFMDLANVAGNVVDGAHIASTGGVWMAITYGFGGMRNYNGALSFDPRLPSTWGSLSFRIRYHESRIEVTLERECYRFELIEGDPADITVCGTPLKLLPGKPLEVAAPEAKPE, translated from the coding sequence ATGATTCCGCGAAAGTTTGAGTTGTTGCCCGAGCATCTCTATCCGTCCCAGGAATGGGCCATTGTGGAGACCGCCTTTTCCCAGCCCTGGATGGGTAACGCCGAGACGATCTTTGCGCTCTCCAATGGCTTTATTGGCGTTCGGGGGCTTCCCGAGGAGGGGCGTCCCACCATCGAATCAGCCTCGTTCTGCAACGGGTTTCACGAAACCTGGCCCATTGTTCACGCCGAGGAGGCCTACGGGTTTGCCCGCACCGGACAGACCATGGTGAACGTTCCCGATGCCACGCTCCTCAAGCTGTATGTGGATGACGAGCCGTTCTTCCTTCCCACGGCCCGCATGGTGGAGTACCACCGGGAACTCGATTTCCGTACCGGCGTGCTTTCCCGTACCATTCATTGGGCCGCTCCGTCAGGCAAGCAGGTCTATATCACCTCACGGCGACTGGTTTCTCTGGAGTACCGCCATCTGGCGGCGATCTCCTACGAGGTCACCGTCGATACCGATGCTCCCGTGGTGATCTCCTCACAACTTCTGAACCGTCAGGACAGCTTTGCTTCAGACGAACGGGGGAACGGCGGGCCTCTCTCGGATCCCCGGCGGTCCAAGGGGTTTACCCAGCGGGTTCTGAACGCCCGGCACCACCTGGAGCGGGATTTGCGGGTCTGCACGGGCTATCGCACCACTAATTCCGGCATGGTTCTCGGGGCGGGCATGGACCACATTATGGAGACCGACAATCCCTGGCAGATGCAGCGATCCTGGAGCGAGGATCTGGGGAAGGTGGTCTTTACTGTGGACGCCAGACCAAATGTGCCGATAAACATTACCAAGTTTTTCACCTACCACACCTCCCGAACCGTTCCTGCCGTTGAGGTGGTGGACCGGGCCTGCCGTACTTTGGACAGGGCGATGCGTGACGGCTACCAGCATCTGGAAGAGCGGCAGCGATCTTTTCTGGGGGAGTTCTGGAGCCATGCCGATGTCCAGGTGGATGCCGAGCCCCAGGTTCAGCAGGCTATTCGCTGGAATATCTTTCAGCTCTGCCAGGCCTCGGCCCGGGCCGAGACCACGGGGATTCCCGCCAAGGGGCTCACCGGTCAGGCCTACGAGGGGCATTACTTCTGGGATACCGAGATTTATGTTACCCCTTTTCTGACCTATACGGACCCCCGGGTTTCGCGAAACCTGCTGCGCTTTCGCCATTCCATGCTGGGCCACGCCCGGGATCGGGCCCGGGAGCTTTCGGAATCGGGAGCCCTTTTCCCCTGGCGGACGATTAACGGCGAAGAGGCTTCTTCCTACTACGCTGCCGGAACGGCGCAGTACCATATAAACGCCGATATTGCCTACGCCATAAAGAATTACCTCGACGCCCGGGGCGATTTTGACCTGGTGGCCGAGGTGGGCGCCGAGATTCTGGTGGAAACGGCCCGGCTCTGGTGTGATCTGGGCTTCTTCAGCCCCGAAACGGGGGACTTTCACATTCACGGGGTAACCGGTCCTGACGAGTACACCACCGTGGTGAACGATAATACCTTTACCAACCTTATGGCCCGACGGAACCTGCGGTTTGCTGCTGCCATGGTGCGGCGTCTGCGGGAAGAGCGGCCCGAGGCTTACGCTCACCTGGTGCACGAGACAGGGCTCATTGAAACTGAGTGGGCCGAGTGGGATCTTGCCGCCGACGCCATGTATATTCCCTTTGATATGGAACGGGGAATTCTGCCCCAGGACGACAATTTCCTGGAAAAGGAGCGCTGGGATTTTGCCGGCACGCCCATAGACCGATATCCTCTTCTGTTGCACTTCCATCCCCTGGTGATCTACCGCCATCAGGTGATCAAGCAGGCCGACGTGGTCCTGGCCATGGTTCTCCTGGGCGATGAGTTTACCCTGGAAGACAAGCGACGCAACTTCGACTACTACGATCCCCTCACCACAGGAGATTCCTCCCTCTCGGCCTGCGTGCAGTCTATTCTTGCTGCCGAGATCGGTTACGAAGAGAAGGCCCTGGAATATTTTCAGTACGCCCTTTTCATGGATCTGGCCAACGTGGCGGGCAATGTGGTGGACGGTGCCCACATCGCGTCCACCGGTGGAGTCTGGATGGCGATTACCTACGGGTTCGGGGGAATGCGGAATTACAATGGTGCCCTGAGCTTTGATCCCCGTTTGCCCTCAACCTGGGGCAGCCTCTCCTTTCGCATCCGGTATCACGAAAGCCGGATCGAGGTAACCCTTGAACGGGAGTGCTACCGGTTCGAGCTGATCGAGGGGGATCCCGCAGATATTACCGTTTGCGGAACTCCCCTGAAGCTGCTTCCCGGAAAGCCCCTGGAGGTGGCGGCCCCGGAAGCAAAACCGGAGTGA
- the fbaA gene encoding class II fructose-bisphosphate aldolase, which yields MSKMKVRSGVLTGNELQEVFAYCKETKCALPAVNVIGSSTINAAMYAAKQANSPIIIQFSNGGAVFNAGKYLDNTNQRAAVAGAVAGAHHIRMLSKLYEVPVILHTDHCARKLLPWVDGMLEAGEEYFKSTGEPLYSSHMLDLSEEDLEANIKTCAEYLERMAKINMTLEIELGVTGGEEDGVDNSHIDSSRLYTQPEEVLQAYDALNPLGKFTVAAAFGNTHGVYKPGNVMLRPEILKHSQAMIRQERGRSEEKPLDLVFHGGSGSEQAKITEAIEYGVIKMNIDTDTQWAFTRPVREYMDANHDYLMAQIGNPEGEDKPNKKYIDPRAWMVAGEKGYAERLVQAFRDLNAFDQFDLG from the coding sequence ATGTCTAAAATGAAAGTACGGTCGGGAGTTCTTACCGGCAACGAGTTGCAGGAGGTTTTTGCCTACTGTAAGGAGACCAAGTGTGCCCTTCCTGCGGTGAACGTGATCGGTTCGTCCACGATCAACGCAGCTATGTACGCAGCAAAACAGGCAAATAGTCCTATTATTATTCAGTTTTCCAACGGCGGGGCTGTCTTTAACGCAGGAAAGTACCTGGACAACACCAACCAGCGTGCGGCCGTGGCGGGGGCTGTGGCAGGAGCGCATCACATTCGGATGCTTTCCAAGCTCTACGAGGTTCCCGTGATTCTTCATACCGACCACTGCGCACGGAAGCTTCTTCCCTGGGTAGACGGTATGCTCGAGGCGGGCGAAGAGTACTTCAAGTCCACAGGAGAGCCCCTCTACAGCTCCCACATGCTGGATCTCTCGGAAGAGGATCTGGAGGCAAATATCAAGACCTGCGCCGAGTACCTGGAGCGCATGGCAAAGATCAACATGACTCTGGAGATCGAACTGGGTGTTACCGGTGGCGAAGAGGATGGCGTGGACAACAGCCACATCGATTCTTCCCGTCTCTACACCCAGCCGGAAGAGGTGCTCCAGGCCTACGATGCCCTGAACCCTCTTGGCAAGTTCACCGTGGCTGCCGCTTTCGGAAACACCCACGGGGTGTACAAGCCCGGTAACGTGATGCTTCGTCCCGAGATTCTCAAGCATTCCCAGGCCATGATCCGTCAGGAGCGGGGCCGAAGCGAGGAGAAGCCCCTGGATCTGGTTTTTCACGGAGGGTCCGGCTCGGAGCAGGCCAAGATCACCGAGGCGATCGAGTACGGTGTGATCAAGATGAACATCGACACCGATACCCAGTGGGCCTTCACGCGGCCTGTCCGGGAGTACATGGATGCAAACCATGACTACCTGATGGCTCAGATCGGAAACCCCGAGGGCGAGGACAAGCCCAACAAGAAGTATATCGATCCCCGGGCCTGGATGGTGGCGGGCGAGAAGGGGTATGCCGAACGCCTGGTTCAGGCCTTCCGGGACCTGAACGCTTTTGATCAGTTTGATCTTGGTTGA
- a CDS encoding rhodanese-like domain-containing protein translates to MTKSIFLNTLVIAVTVAFAAAVALPAQEPDSALGDPRDVDVLAGMINDPPSGFLLLDVRTQDEYENGHIPAALHRDLQVLEEEMAQGDRTQLVVLYCRSGRRSAEAARVLRSLGYQRVYDFGALHRWTGALSS, encoded by the coding sequence ATGACCAAAAGCATCTTTCTGAACACCCTGGTGATCGCTGTGACGGTTGCTTTTGCGGCAGCGGTAGCCCTGCCTGCCCAGGAACCGGATTCGGCCCTAGGCGATCCCCGGGACGTGGATGTTCTTGCCGGCATGATCAATGACCCTCCATCGGGGTTCCTTCTCCTCGATGTCCGGACGCAGGATGAATACGAGAACGGCCATATTCCTGCGGCGCTCCACCGGGATCTGCAGGTTCTGGAAGAGGAGATGGCCCAGGGGGACCGGACGCAGCTGGTGGTTCTCTATTGCCGGTCGGGCCGGCGCAGCGCCGAGGCGGCTCGGGTTCTCCGTTCCCTGGGGTATCAGCGGGTCTACGATTTTGGCGCCCTCCACCGCTGGACCGGTGCGCTTTCCAGTTAG